The stretch of DNA GCAGCAGCAGGCTGTCGGGGCCGGCGCGTCGAACCAGAACAACACGGCGCAGGTGGACGGTTCCGCCTTCACCAATATTCACCAGTCGAACCCCTCCTACAACGTCGACTTCACCCAGATCTGGTAGGCGCTCTCGGAGCGGACCCGCGTCTTCCGGGCCGCCCCCTGGGAAGGTGACAGTCGCGCGGCGGTGCTCCGGCACCGCCGCGTCGGCGTGCGCGGGGCCCGAGGTACGGGTCCGGCGTACGGGGTCAGGCGTACGGGGGTGCGGGGTCGGCGTACGAGGGTGCGGTGCGCGGGACACGGGGTTCACGACCCGGGCGCGTACCCCGAGGCCCGGCCTTCGAGGGCCGTTCGTGCGTCCCGGCTCCCCCGAACCGTCCATGCCGTGGACGCCCGCCGCGGCACCCGCCCACCCGGTCCCGCCGCGCGACGACCCCGAAGCCTCCTGGGGGCGAACCCCTCAGGGTGCGCTCCACTTCCTCCACCTTCAGGAGGTGGAGTCAACACCCCTCCTACACCTACAGGGGGAGGTAGCTTCGGGACCTCCGGCCGATCCGCTGCGGTAGGGGCCGCTCCTAGCGTGGAGCCATGACAGTGACCAAGGTGCCAGCCTGCACCAGCGCGTCGAAGAGCGCGTCGAAAAGCGCACCCGCGACCGCGACGAGGGCGGCGGCCTCACCCCGGCTGTCGTTCACGTCGTATGTCAGGGCGCGGGGGCCGGGTCTGCTGCGCACCGCACGCTCGCTGACGGCCAACCCGTCGGACGCCGAGGATCTGCTCCAGACCGCTCTCACCAAGACTTATGTGGCCTGGGAGCGGATCGAGGACCATCGGGCGCTGGACGGTTATGTACGCCGTGCGCTGGTCAACACCCGCACCTCGCAGTGGCGCAAGCGCAAGGTCGACGAGTTCGCCTGCGACGAACTGCCGGAACCCGATCCGGTACCGGTCAGCGACCCGGCGGAGGCGCAGTCACTGCGGGACGCGATGTGGCGCGCGATCATGAAACTCCCCGACAGACAGCGCGCGATGGTGGTCCTGCGGTACTACGAGGACCTGAGCGAGGCCCAGACCGCCGAGGTGCTCGGGGTCTCCATCGGCACGGTCAAGAGCGCCGTCTCCCGCGCCCTCGGCAAGCTCCGCGAGGACCCCGCACTCCACCTCGCGCGCTGATCGGGCCGCGCCCCCTCCGGGCGCTGATCGGGCCGCAACCCCCTTCGCGTCACGTTGATCGGGCCGAGTCGCCTTCGCGTCACGTTGATCGGGCCGAGTCGCCTTCGCGTCACGTTGATCGGGCCGCGTCCCCTTTCCGATCCACCGGCGCCGCTTCTTCCCTCGCCGTGCCTCTCCTCGCCGTGCCGTGTGCTGCCATGCACGCTTTACCGGGCCGAGTGGGAAGGGCCGGAGTCGCGTCTGCCCGCGCCGGAGTCGCGTCTGCCCGCGCCGCAGCCGCTCCTGCCCGCGCCGCAGCCGCTCCTGCCCGCGCCGCAGCCGCGCCTGCCCCCGCCGGAGTCGCTCCTGCCCGCGCCGCAGCCGCGTCTGCCCCGCCGGAGTCGCTCCTGCCCGCGCCGCAGCAGGGGCAACCCCGTGACGCTGCCGGGGCCCCTCGTGACATCACCGCACGGCATCGCCGCACCCCGATGATTGGGTGTGCCGCGAATCGATCCTTCGGGGCTAGTGACATACCAAACGGTATGTGCGCAGAATCAGGCCATCGCCATCGCCATCGCCATCGCCATCGCCATCGCCATCGCCATCGCTGTCTCCGTTCGTGTATCCACCTCCACCTCCACCTCCATCACGTTTTCCCCAGTCGCCTGACTGAGCCCCGTTTCACTGTCCATCTGCCTATCCGCCGCGATCCGGCGCGTCTCCGATACGCGCCCGCGCGCCCCCGGGAGGACGCCGTGCTGAGCACCATGCAGGATGTACCGCTGACCGTGACCCGCATCCTTGAGCACGGGATGACGGTCCACGGAACCTCGCGGGTCACGACGTGGACCGGTGAGGGCGAGCCGCTGCGGCGCTCCTTCAAGGAGATCGGCGAACGTGCGGCCCGGCTCGCCGGCGCCCTCCGTGACGATCTCGGGGTGATCGGCGACCAGCGGGTCGCGACCCTCATGTGGAACGACAGCGACCACGTCGAGGCGTACTTCGCCGTCCCCGCCATGGGCGCCGTACTGCACACCTTGAACCTGCGGCTCGCGGTCGAGCAGTTGGTGTGGATCGTCAACCACGCGGCCGACCGGGTCATCATCGTGGGCGGCTCGCTGCTGCCCCTCCTGGTACCTCTGCTGCCGCACCTGCCGACCGTCGAGCATGTCGTCGTCGCGGGGCCGGGTGACCGTTCCCTACTGGACGGGGTCACGCCCGCGGTGCACGAGTACGAGGAGTTGCTGGCCGGCCGGCCCGCCACGTACGACTGGCCCGAGCTGGACGAACGTGACGCCGCCGCCCTCTGTTACACCTCGGGGACCACCGGCGACCCGAAGGG from Streptomyces tsukubensis encodes:
- a CDS encoding SigE family RNA polymerase sigma factor, which produces MTVTKVPACTSASKSASKSAPATATRAAASPRLSFTSYVRARGPGLLRTARSLTANPSDAEDLLQTALTKTYVAWERIEDHRALDGYVRRALVNTRTSQWRKRKVDEFACDELPEPDPVPVSDPAEAQSLRDAMWRAIMKLPDRQRAMVVLRYYEDLSEAQTAEVLGVSIGTVKSAVSRALGKLREDPALHLAR